The DNA window ACACTTGAAGGTCTTCCGCGTCACCCGGGCGTACATGCTGCAGGTGTAGTTATTGGACCTGACAAACTCACAAATCATATACCCCTTGCAATAAATCCTAAAGATAAAACAGTCATCACACAGTATGATGGAAAATGTCTTGAGAAACTTGGTCTGCTCAAGATCGACTGTCTCGGATTGAAAAACCTTACAATCATTGAAAGAGCGCTTCAACTCATCAAAGAGCATCATGGCATAGACCTTGAAATCGATGAGATCAATCTGCATGATACCGAAACATATAAACTTTTTCATACAGCCGAAACTGATGGTGTGTTCCAGTTTGAAAGCTCCGGCATGAGAGGTATTCTTAAGCGGATCAAACCAAACTCTATCGAAGACCTTGCAATATGTAATGCCCTCTATCGCCCCGGAACACTCGACAGTGGCATGCATGAGGTGTATATTCGCCGGAAAAATAATAAAGAAAAAGTCGATTATCTCGATCCGATGCTTGAAGATATCCTTCGTGCAACCTTTGGTGTGATCGTTTTCCAGGAGCAAGTCATTCAGATCGTGAACATCCTGGCAGGTTTCTCTTTAAGTGAAGCTGACATCCTTCGTAAGGCAATGGGGAAAAAGGACAAGCCCCTCATGGATAAATACCGACCTCTCTTCATCGAAGGAGCAGTGAAAAACGGTATTTCAAGAGAGAAAGCGATACAGATATTTGACCGGATCGAGACCTTTGGTCGATATGGTTTCAACAAATCCCATAGTGTGGCGTACAGTATTATTGCTTACCAAACAGCATACCTTAAGGTACATTACACTGCTGAATTCATGGCTGCTTTGATGACCGTTGAAAATGATACCGCAAAGATAGCTCGTATTATCGAAGTATGCCACAAGATGAATATCGAAGTTCTCCATCCAAATGTGAATATCAGCGATTACAGTTTCACGGTAAAAGACGGGAAGATCATTTTTGGTTTGAAAGCGATCAAAAATCTCGGCGAGAATGCTATTCGGGCGATCATCGAATCAAGAAAGAAAAATTCTTCGTTCAGTAATATCTTTGAATTGTGCGAAAAAGTTGATGCAAATCAGCTCAATAAAACTGCGCTTGAAAGTCTTATAGGTGCGGGAGCACTTGATGAGCTCGAAGGAAACCGTGCTCGGCTTTATGCTTCTGTAGAGATCGCCCTGGAATATGGTTCTCAAAAATTCAGAGAACGCCAGAAAGGGCAATCCTCGCTCTTTGCTTCTATGAAGGTGCAGTCTCAGGACATCTATCCCCCCTTACCGACTGTGAAAGAATGGGATTTCGGCAGGCGTCTCGATCTGGAAAAAGAACTTCTTGGATTTTATATCTCCGGACATCCTCTTACCGCATATGAAAAGGACATACAGACTCTGACAAACTTGAACACAAAACAATATAAAAAATGTGTCAAAGCAAACAAACAAGATGAATTAAGAGGTCAAGATATCAGGATCATTGGCATCGTTGAAGAAGTCAAACTCATCAAAGATAAGAAAAAAAGGACTATGGGTTTTATCTCTTGTGAAGACTTGCATGGTAAGTTCGAAGTGGTTCTCTTCTCAAATGAATATGCAAAATTCGGAGATTTGCTTAGCGAAAAGGATATCATTTATATTATTGGAAAACTATCTAACAAATCCAGAGACAACCAGGATCGTCTCTCGATTGTTGCAGATCAGATCATCCTCGAGGAAGACTGGAAGAAAGATATCTCAGGTGTGATCTCTTTTGAAATTGACGAAACCAATTACACTGAGAAGGATCTCAATCGCTTTGTTGAAGAACAGATACTTCAGCACCCGGGAAATTTCAGAGTGGTCTTTAATGTCCGCACAAAACTGTTTGGCACACTTAAGATTGAATCTCAGCGTTACAAAATGTTCCCGGATAAAAACCTTTACAAATATTTACAAAATAATGGGCATTTTATAGAAAACATGAAGGTGGTCTTTAATGAACAGTAAAAATATTTTACTTTTACTTTTTGTTCTATGCTTACCGGGACTTCTTGTTGCAGAATTGAATGTTTTTTTCGACTGCAATAGATTTCCTGCTGCAGGGGAAAATACGAATTTTGAAATAACATACAAGGTTTTCGATTCGGACCTTGATTTTGCTGCAAGAGATAATGTTCTCGCTGCTCAGCTTCTTGTTGATTTCAATATATATAACGCTTCTGGACAGGAACTGTATCATAAAGATTATATTCGACAAATAAATGTAGATCTGGATAAATCCTCGATCTATCATGGGGAGTTTTTTATTGATAAGATCAAAGTAACCGTCACACCGGGACTCTATACATTCTCTGTTGAAATTGAAGATCGGGTCAGCTCAGAGAATATTCAGTGGGAGAAAACCCTGAACACCCTCGATTTCTCACATATGAATCTCAGTGATATTGAGATAAGCTCATTTCATCAGTCAGATACCACTTCCAGCTTCATGGATTTTAAACGTGGTGATATTCTGTTTCTTGTAAATCCCAACCACCTCTTCGATCCATCAAAAAACGAAGGCTTTTCCTATTATTTTGATATTTACAAAAATCCGGAGGATGTTACATCACTTTTGGAAGGTCACTGGGTCGTCAGCGTTCTCGATAAAGATCACATAGAGAACTTTCATAAAGAAAAGGAGTTCACTTCTATCTCATCCATTAAGTCTTTCTGGGATTGGATACCCATTTCACAATGGGAACAGGGAACATACACATTTTCTGTTCTACTCTACACCGAAGAGAATAAAGAAAAACCAATTGCTTCCCGTGAAGAATTGATATTTATTCATGAAGATGTTGAGAGCATCTCAAAAACTGAAATCGACAAAGAGTATCGTTATGCGAAGTATTTTCTTACTAATTATGAAGAACAGCTTTTTAACAGTCTCGATGATGAGGGGCGTGTTGAATTCCTCAGACGTTTCTGGGAACAGAATGATCCCAATCCTAAAACTGAGCAGAATGAATATAAAGAAGAGATCATCCAGCGGGTTAATTACACAAACAGAAATTTCTCACATTACGGCGAAGGATGGAACACGGACAGGGGTAGAATTTATATTCGTTTGGGAAAACCGGAAGAAGTGATAGATAAAAGCTACGAATACGACGCAAAACCCTATATTATCTGGAAATATTATCTCGGTGGAAAACGCATCTACGTTTTTGTTGATTTTACAAAACTGGGCAATTATAAACTTGTGTACTCGGAGAATGACGAGATGGAGTTCAGCGATCCAAACTGGGAAGATTATTTAGGACCATATTTTGATGAGAATGAGCTGCAGTGATCAGTAATCTTCTCCAAGAAATGCATTCTCGATGTGGCGTAATATATAATCCTTTGCATTTTTATCATAATCAAGTGTAATGATATCGAACCGGATTGGCATATCAATTTCTTTTTTTGCAAGGTAATGGTAAGCAGTTTTTATGATTTTCTGCCTTTTGCTTTCCGTTACTGCATCTAATGGTTCTCCAAAGGTATGTGATCTTCGGGCTTTAACTTCTACCAGGACAAGTTCATCATTTTTGCTGCAGATAATATCTATCTCTCCATAGGGTGAATGGTAATTGCGCTCGATGATTGCATATCCTTTACTCGTAAGATGTTTCGCTGCCTGGTCTTCTCCAAAAGTTGCAAGGTTGATTTTCATGTG is part of the Candidatus Cloacimonadota bacterium genome and encodes:
- the dnaE gene encoding DNA polymerase III subunit alpha, whose amino-acid sequence is TLEGLPRHPGVHAAGVVIGPDKLTNHIPLAINPKDKTVITQYDGKCLEKLGLLKIDCLGLKNLTIIERALQLIKEHHGIDLEIDEINLHDTETYKLFHTAETDGVFQFESSGMRGILKRIKPNSIEDLAICNALYRPGTLDSGMHEVYIRRKNNKEKVDYLDPMLEDILRATFGVIVFQEQVIQIVNILAGFSLSEADILRKAMGKKDKPLMDKYRPLFIEGAVKNGISREKAIQIFDRIETFGRYGFNKSHSVAYSIIAYQTAYLKVHYTAEFMAALMTVENDTAKIARIIEVCHKMNIEVLHPNVNISDYSFTVKDGKIIFGLKAIKNLGENAIRAIIESRKKNSSFSNIFELCEKVDANQLNKTALESLIGAGALDELEGNRARLYASVEIALEYGSQKFRERQKGQSSLFASMKVQSQDIYPPLPTVKEWDFGRRLDLEKELLGFYISGHPLTAYEKDIQTLTNLNTKQYKKCVKANKQDELRGQDIRIIGIVEEVKLIKDKKKRTMGFISCEDLHGKFEVVLFSNEYAKFGDLLSEKDIIYIIGKLSNKSRDNQDRLSIVADQIILEEDWKKDISGVISFEIDETNYTEKDLNRFVEEQILQHPGNFRVVFNVRTKLFGTLKIESQRYKMFPDKNLYKYLQNNGHFIENMKVVFNEQ
- a CDS encoding GWxTD domain-containing protein encodes the protein MNSKNILLLLFVLCLPGLLVAELNVFFDCNRFPAAGENTNFEITYKVFDSDLDFAARDNVLAAQLLVDFNIYNASGQELYHKDYIRQINVDLDKSSIYHGEFFIDKIKVTVTPGLYTFSVEIEDRVSSENIQWEKTLNTLDFSHMNLSDIEISSFHQSDTTSSFMDFKRGDILFLVNPNHLFDPSKNEGFSYYFDIYKNPEDVTSLLEGHWVVSVLDKDHIENFHKEKEFTSISSIKSFWDWIPISQWEQGTYTFSVLLYTEENKEKPIASREELIFIHEDVESISKTEIDKEYRYAKYFLTNYEEQLFNSLDDEGRVEFLRRFWEQNDPNPKTEQNEYKEEIIQRVNYTNRNFSHYGEGWNTDRGRIYIRLGKPEEVIDKSYEYDAKPYIIWKYYLGGKRIYVFVDFTKLGNYKLVYSENDEMEFSDPNWEDYLGPYFDENELQ
- a CDS encoding YraN family protein is translated as MKINLATFGEDQAAKHLTSKGYAIIERNYHSPYGEIDIICSKNDELVLVEVKARRSHTFGEPLDAVTESKRQKIIKTAYHYLAKKEIDMPIRFDIITLDYDKNAKDYILRHIENAFLGEDY